In the Haladaptatus sp. QDMS2 genome, ACATGACCATCTCTATTCGGAACCAACGCAACCGACTTGCACAACTCGAAGCGCGTATCAAGAAACGACAGGAAGAGCTGAACCGTCGCGAGCAAGTTGTCTCGATAGCTCCAGAAATAGAAGCGTACTGTCTTACACTTCCTGTGGGTTAGGAAGATGACGAAACCAGAATTTCTCTCGTCCTGCTATTCCTCCAGCCTAACCTGAACTCTCGTAGGTAAACGTCCTGCAGTTGGGTTATTGAGAGAAGTCGGAGAGACCGGATTGTCCTTGACTATCCCCAGTCAAGAACGTCTCAACCTCGGATGCATCGGTCGCACGTTCTTTCGACCTGGCCCATAGAGCCTCCTTCTTCACGTACTCAGACCGTCCCTTGGGAACGATTTCGAGGTTCGCATCATCAGCAAGCATGCGAAGAAGGAATCGAGATGGGATACGCCAGCTACGGCGTTCCGGCTTCTCCAGATGCGGGTGTCCACTGTTCACGACGTACGAACCTGGCTCTCGGTTCGGGAAGTCGTAGTTGTGCTTTGGACAGGTCTGGAGGATGTCGTTCCCGGCCTTCGTTTCACTCAGGTGTTCGCCCTCGAGAATCTGCTGGCGAATCGTTTCGTACTCAGCCTGAATCTGCTCGTCGAGGTCTTCAGATGGAGACCAGTGTTGCCACCAGACAAAGGGGAATTCACTCCGGTCGCCACCGTCATGATGGAACCAGACGACGAGCAGGTTCAGAAACTTCCTGTCGAGTTTCTTGATATCTCGCCAGTACTCGGTTTCAACGACTTCCGCATAGTCAATCATCCCAACACTCAGCGGTTCCTTCGGGTAAAAATAATCGCCGTACGACGTCTTCAGTGGCTTACACTTGAGCTCGATTCCCTCCTTCCGGAAATCAGGTGCAGGATCATTGTCGTTGGCCATCCCGTAGTAGATTTCTAACAGCTCCCCAAGTTCGCCTTTTACCTTAGTGGCCTCAGCGTCGATGAACCCTTTCTCAACGATGTCACCGAAGTTTTGCCCCAAGAGAGCGTCTGATGCGGCTACTATCTCTTCGTAAGAAGCGTCGCGGCCGATAGGTCCCATTTCCATGATTACTTCTCCAATTTTCAAGGGGAAATAACTTATCAATATACAGTCATTTAATTCCACTATCAATCAGATTGGAATTATCACCTTCCAGTCATTTCCACTCGATAAAAATTACACCAATCATACATTCTTGAGCGATGCATTCAACGTTGCAAAACTAAACGTTGAAACCCGATGACGTCGCACTTTCAATAAGAATGGGTTTGGAGACCGTCGAGTTATTCGCAGGAGTCGGTGGATTCAGAATCGGACTCGAAAGAGCCGGTCACGAAGTCATCTGGAGCAACCAGTGGGAGCCAAGCATCCAAGCCCAGCACGCATCGGAGTGCTACGTCGCACATTTCGGCGAAGAGAACCATACCAACGTAGACATCAAGCAAATAGACGAATCGAGCGTTCCTGACCACGACTTGCTTGTTGGAGGATTCCCGTGCCAGGATTATTCGGTCGCAACGACAGGTGCCGAAGGTATTAAAGGGGAGAAGGGAGCTCTCTGGTGGGACATCGAACGCATCGCACGTGAGAAACGCCCAAATTACCTGCTCTTAGAGAACGTCAACCGGTTACTTCGCTCGTCTACGGACCAACGAGGACGTGATTTCGGTGTACTCCTCCATTGCCTTCATGACCTCGGGTACACCGTCGAGTGGCGCGTCATCAACGCGGCTGATTACGGCTACGCGACGAAACGCCGCCGTGTGTTCATCTTCGCCGCCCAGGCGAATACCGAGTGGGGGCAGTGGATGACCTCGAAGGTTGAAAAGCCTGATTACCTCACCCAACGAGGCTTCTTTGTCGACGAATTCCCCGTCGAAGATGTTCAGACCCAACTGCCCATCGCTCATCCCCCGAACACGACGCTCGAAGGCGACCCGAAGGAGACGAGCGATGAGTTCGAATTCGATTTCGAGGAAGCTGGTGCGATGGTCGATGGTGGCATCTGGACTCGAGAGGTTACACCTGTTTATCAGGGGGGGACAGTCCTCCGAGACGTACTGGAAACGGATGGTGTTCCTGAGAAGTACTATCTCGATGAAGAGGAGGTTGAACAGTGGGAGTACGAGAAAGGTGCGAAGGAAATCGAACGGGAAACCGACGATGGGTACACCTACACCTTCAAAGAAGGAGCGATACCGTTCCCAGACCCGCTCAATGAGCCTGCACGGACGCTCCTCACGAGTGAAGGTACCACCGCTCCTGGCCGCGTGAAACACGTCGTCGAAGATCCTGCCATCGGCCAACTTCGTATCCTCACGCCTCGTGAGGTCGAACGTATCATGGATTTCCCAGATGACTGGACCGATACCGGGATGCCCGAATCGTGGCGCTACACGTGTATGGGGAACGCACTGGTCGTCGGTCTCGTGGAACAGATGGCCGAACAGCTCACTCGAGATCCGGATAACTGAACGTCAACGAAAGTGTAATTTCTCGCACCTCGGACGGGTGAAATCGGTATCGGATCGAAAGTTCTTAATGCGAAGACGAACGAGAATGGTGTATGAGCGAGAAGCCGAGGGCAATCGATTTGTTCTGTGGTGGCGGCGGGTTCAGTGAAGGCCTTCGCCAAGCAGGATTCGAAATCACACACGCCGTCGACATCGATAGCGGTGCGGTCGAGACGCATGAACTGAATCATCCGGACACCGAGACCATCAAGAAAGACATCATGGACCTCGACCCAGAGGACCTACCCGACGACGTCGATGTCCTCTTCGGTTCGCCGCCATGTACCGAATTCTCCTGGGCAAAGAACGGCGGGGGCGGCGATATCGAAGCAGGGATGAAGCTCGTGAAGCGGTTCCTCTACTTCGTCGACGAACTCGACCCTGATTACTGGGTGATGGAGAACGTCCCTCGGCTGAACAACTACCTCCCAGAGACCATCGACTTCGCAGACGTTCCATGGGGTGAGGGAACCCATAGCGTCGATATCACGAAGGTCATCCTCGAGGGTGATGACTATGGAACCCCTCAGCGCCGCAGCCGTCTCTTCTCGGGTGAGTTCCCCGTCCCGGAACCATCGGAAGATTCGGTTCCGTCCTTCGGTGACATCAACCATCACTTCCCGACGCCCGCCACGGGTATCCCCGAAGGAGCGACGGCCACCGACCCGAACTACGATATCGAACTCCCCGCAAAAGAGCTCACAGACCACTTCTACATCAGTCACGTCACGAACCGCGAGGCTGAGGAGATTCGCGTTCGCAAGGAAGACCACTCCTATTACGGCCGGATGAGCTTCCCCGACGACCCCGAGGTTCCATCGAGAACAGTACTCGCGACGAACCGCCGTGTGGCTCGTGAAACCCTCGTGATGGAAGAGGCAGATGAAGATACGCCAGATGGAATCAGTCGATTCCGGAAGCCAACGATTCGTGAAATCGCGAGTATCCAAGGATTCCCTATCACCTATCAGTTCACGGGGAGCTCACAGGCGAAGAAATGGCGACGGGTGGGAGACGCGGTTCCTCCGACCATGGCGTTTCGCGTTGGCTGTGCGATTCGCGAAGCGATGGGACTCGACGTTCCAGAAAAACCAACCATCAATCGCGACACGCCACATCCGGAAACGAATCTGAATGAGAAAAATCCATCCTGGCGTGGCCGTCGTCGACTCTCGATTTCACGCAACTTCCGGCATCACGTCCCGGTCGACAGCAAGCAAAAGTTCCGCGTGGACCTCGAGACAGACAAGGACAGCTCGCCACCGCACCCGTTCGCCGCGCAAATCGACCAGGATTTCACCCATCCGGTCGAGTTCGGTGCCAAGCTCTATCGTGGTTACTCGACGGACGTCGTCTCGACCCAGGTCGACTTTGAGACGGCAGCTGAACTGGTAGAACAGCTCATCGAGACGCAGCCTGAACAGGCGGACACGGTCCATCAGGTGGTCTCTGGATTCCTAACCCGCCTCGGTCCTGTGACCCCAGACGCGACGACGTTACAGGCGATTCGCTCCCGGAGAGCGGACCGTGACGAGCCTCTCGAGTTCACGCTGCTCTCGACCATCTCCTCGTACGACGGCGACGGCATCGTCGACGAAGCGCTCCCGAAGGATGTAGCCGAAGGCATCGACCCACTCACGGTCCCGGACCTGTTCGACGATGCGACGGAACTCCCTGTTAGGGTTCTGCTCAAACTAGTCGGCGCCACCTATCTGGCTGAGAAACTGAATCGGTGTTCGAAGTGGCTGCTCGCGAATCCCGAGGAGGCGTTCATCCCAGAGGATTTCTCGGTAGACCGTTCGGAAATCGAGTTCACAGGCTTGGAATGCCAACGCACATACTGTATCGATTCAGAAATGGAGAGGCTTCTCATCGACTCACAAACAGGCGAGAACGCTGTGTCTGCGAGTACGGACTGATTGATTTCCGGATTATCTAGTGAGTACATCTCATAGTTCTGTTCATTCCTTCAGTTCCTTTGGGTGTCATTTTTCCACATTCTACCAGCGCACGGCTTCACTCAGCTCACTCCACGTTCATCAAAGTCTCGTCGGTATTCTTTAGAGTCGGTACACTAGATAGAGCTGAAACCTACATCTGAACTAACAAATGCCAAAACCACAGGGTTTATATTGCCCTGCGGGAAGGCTCTCACGAATAGTTCACCCATCTCCAATATGATTATTCACTACTCTGGCACCACCTGAATTCGATTTTCCTCTCAGATTGTACCATGAAAAGGTACCTAGCACCGCTTATAATCGGTAAGCGGCTCGCAAACAGCAGTGGTGAACTGTCTGAAAAAGACATCGTACTCCTCCGGAGACTCTACGATGGGATGTCAGATGAGGAACTCCTTGGCGAGGCCGCCATCGAGTTCTCTGATGACATCTCAATGAAGGGAATAAGAGACGTGAAGCAATTGTTCGAGAAGGTACTCGGTATATCGTACTGGGAATCGATGCGGCGGACCGACCTGGAGACTGAGCCGAAGCGTTTCGGGGAGAAGAATTGTGATGTGGCGCTTGCTACGTTCACTGACACGTCGACGTTCGCAGACGTCAAGCGACTGATGTGGTTCCTCGCAAACCAGTACGCAGTACACGACTCGATTGACTCGGGATTGATACAACAGTTCGACGACCTCGAAGCGGCTGTCAGCCAAACTGCAGACCTCGCGCCACTGAGCCGAGGTAAAGCTGAAAAACGCATCTGGGCGGTGTTGATGGATGAGTAAGTTACAGGGGCCACCGACCGTGAACTGGAGGGGACTCAACGGCGGCGAGAAGGATGTCCTCGCGAAGTTCATGTTCGAGGGGCCACTCGACATCACTGCTCTCGAGTTCGTTCACTGTCAGGTCCCACTCGGCATCCAGCGTGTCGACGACGCCTACCGCGTCCAAGACGGGAAACCGACCGGGTACAATGAGAAGTTCGCGCGGTCGTACGCGGAGTTGTTCAGCGAGAATGGCGCTCCGTGCGGGTTCTGGAAGTCAGGAAAAATCTCTGACATAGGGGGGTTCCTCTTGCAGTCCTACACGCGGTCTATCGACGCCATTGCGGTCGGTCCAGCTGAGGTACACCTACTCGAGATAAAAACATCTGGTGAGAAAATCGAGAGTTCGAGCGATGTCGATAAACCACTGGGCCAGATTGTGTCCTACACCAACCTCTTCAAGGAGGATTATCCGGATGTTTTCCGGAATCGGGCGCTCAAGCGTTGGATAATCACGATGGAGTCAAAGGTCGATATGACGCTCGTTCGCCCAATTCTCGCCGAGTTCGACGTTGGCTTCTTCGACTGCACTCGACCTGACTGCACCATCATTCCAGAGCGAGTATAAGCCGGTCCGTGGGATAGACGGTGATTCGAATTCCGGAATCCCACCTTCCAAGGTCTGTTAATCGGAGATTGCCAGCACGATTTGGAGTGGTGTTGATACGAATAATCCAGGCCTACTGGTCAGCCTCCTTTCAGGTCAGAGCATTCACAAATCCGGTGATGGCGCCGTGTGCCAGGCCATCTTCCCCACCCAACACAGTGGTGCCCGTGAGCTGAGTCGGAACACGTGTGCGGCGTTGAACCACGAATATGGGCTCGATGGCGACTGACAGTACCTGTGTGGGAATACACTGAGCGAGCAGCATCCCAAGCTCATGCAATGCGCAGGTACTCACTTGAACATGAGTGAGGCTATCGCGGAAACGACCGAGAAGTGGGGACTCGCTGGAGGACCAAATCGAGTGGCAGAAATTCACAGTGAAGCATCTCATGGACTAGATGGGCCACGAACTCGGGAACTTCCCCGTGTGAAACATGGTCAGGTTTACCCCAGCGATTTCCGTTCGTATAAGAACCGCCCATTGCTCATCCAGATTCAATCTACTGACTCCCTGAATCTACTTCCCTGACCGCCAGTTTATGCGCCCCTGAGGGGCGAGGGGCTTGCTGTCCCTCGTGAGTTCGAATGGCGACGAGAGACATCTACAAAACGGCGTTCGACGAAGACGTACAGACATCCCAAAATTCCTGCCCCGAATGCGACGGCAGAGTGACCACGAACACCCACGAAACCGTTTGCGACGATTGCGGCCTCATTCTCTCTGACCAAGCCATCGACCCTGGCCCAGAATGGCGGTCGTTCCCCGAAGACCAATCTAACCCGGAACGGACGGGGGCACCGCTCACACCCTCGCTGCACGACCAGGGGCTGTCGACGACCATTGGCAAGCACCACGACGGAAAAGGGCGTGCCCTTTCACCGAAAAAACACCGCCAACTCAGACGATTGCGCCGTGAACAAGGGCGTGCACAGCGCTCGACGACGCGAGAACACAATCAGATGCGTGGGTTTTACGAAATTCGACGCCTCGTGAGCGCGCTCGGCCTTGGCCAGAGCATCCGTGACCAGACCTGTGCCCTCTTCACCACGGCTCAGAACGAAGACCTGCTCCAAGGACGCTCACTGGAAGCCATCGCAGCTGGATGCGTGTACGCGGTGTGTCGCTGCAATTCCCTCCCCCGGTCCGTCGCAGAAATCGCTCGGTTCGCCCAGTGTAACGAGGATTCGGTTCGCAACGCATTCGCGGTACTGAACACGGAACTGAGCTTGCCAACACCTCCTCCCACACCGCAGCAGTTCATCCCGCAACTCGCCTCGGCGCTTGACCTCTCTCCAGAGGTGAGACATCGCGCAGTCGAGTTCACAGAACAGGCACGAGAGCTGGGTATCGACAACGGCTGTAATCCGGCTGGCGTGGCCGCGGCGTGTCTCGAACTGGCGAGCAAAGCGGTCGACG is a window encoding:
- a CDS encoding MutH/Sau3AI family endonuclease, with the translated sequence MEMGPIGRDASYEEIVAASDALLGQNFGDIVEKGFIDAEATKVKGELGELLEIYYGMANDNDPAPDFRKEGIELKCKPLKTSYGDYFYPKEPLSVGMIDYAEVVETEYWRDIKKLDRKFLNLLVVWFHHDGGDRSEFPFVWWQHWSPSEDLDEQIQAEYETIRQQILEGEHLSETKAGNDILQTCPKHNYDFPNREPGSYVVNSGHPHLEKPERRSWRIPSRFLLRMLADDANLEIVPKGRSEYVKKEALWARSKERATDASEVETFLTGDSQGQSGLSDFSQ
- the dcm gene encoding DNA (cytosine-5-)-methyltransferase, which encodes MGLETVELFAGVGGFRIGLERAGHEVIWSNQWEPSIQAQHASECYVAHFGEENHTNVDIKQIDESSVPDHDLLVGGFPCQDYSVATTGAEGIKGEKGALWWDIERIAREKRPNYLLLENVNRLLRSSTDQRGRDFGVLLHCLHDLGYTVEWRVINAADYGYATKRRRVFIFAAQANTEWGQWMTSKVEKPDYLTQRGFFVDEFPVEDVQTQLPIAHPPNTTLEGDPKETSDEFEFDFEEAGAMVDGGIWTREVTPVYQGGTVLRDVLETDGVPEKYYLDEEEVEQWEYEKGAKEIERETDDGYTYTFKEGAIPFPDPLNEPARTLLTSEGTTAPGRVKHVVEDPAIGQLRILTPREVERIMDFPDDWTDTGMPESWRYTCMGNALVVGLVEQMAEQLTRDPDN
- a CDS encoding DNA cytosine methyltransferase, with the translated sequence MSEKPRAIDLFCGGGGFSEGLRQAGFEITHAVDIDSGAVETHELNHPDTETIKKDIMDLDPEDLPDDVDVLFGSPPCTEFSWAKNGGGGDIEAGMKLVKRFLYFVDELDPDYWVMENVPRLNNYLPETIDFADVPWGEGTHSVDITKVILEGDDYGTPQRRSRLFSGEFPVPEPSEDSVPSFGDINHHFPTPATGIPEGATATDPNYDIELPAKELTDHFYISHVTNREAEEIRVRKEDHSYYGRMSFPDDPEVPSRTVLATNRRVARETLVMEEADEDTPDGISRFRKPTIREIASIQGFPITYQFTGSSQAKKWRRVGDAVPPTMAFRVGCAIREAMGLDVPEKPTINRDTPHPETNLNEKNPSWRGRRRLSISRNFRHHVPVDSKQKFRVDLETDKDSSPPHPFAAQIDQDFTHPVEFGAKLYRGYSTDVVSTQVDFETAAELVEQLIETQPEQADTVHQVVSGFLTRLGPVTPDATTLQAIRSRRADRDEPLEFTLLSTISSYDGDGIVDEALPKDVAEGIDPLTVPDLFDDATELPVRVLLKLVGATYLAEKLNRCSKWLLANPEEAFIPEDFSVDRSEIEFTGLECQRTYCIDSEMERLLIDSQTGENAVSASTD
- a CDS encoding transcription initiation factor IIB family protein is translated as MATRDIYKTAFDEDVQTSQNSCPECDGRVTTNTHETVCDDCGLILSDQAIDPGPEWRSFPEDQSNPERTGAPLTPSLHDQGLSTTIGKHHDGKGRALSPKKHRQLRRLRREQGRAQRSTTREHNQMRGFYEIRRLVSALGLGQSIRDQTCALFTTAQNEDLLQGRSLEAIAAGCVYAVCRCNSLPRSVAEIARFAQCNEDSVRNAFAVLNTELSLPTPPPTPQQFIPQLASALDLSPEVRHRAVEFTEQARELGIDNGCNPAGVAAACLELASKAVDERVLQCELAAEADVSTATLRKHREALAEKLVEGQ